One Phyllopteryx taeniolatus isolate TA_2022b chromosome 3, UOR_Ptae_1.2, whole genome shotgun sequence genomic window, GCCGCAAGATCCCAGATTCAACATCAGTGAATAACAGTATAACCTGTAAACTTTATAActcaatgggggaaaaaaacaactgagatgCAAGTAAAAGCTATTTGAACacacctgaactttatttggggtcaatcagaggcctttaaatagtggcagatgtgtgctgactcccatttaacatgagttttagGATTAGTGGGAAACATTAACATCGTTTCCGGGTCTGAAAGCAGTAGAGCGTGTTCTATAGGGATAGAACAGCCAATTATAGGGCAGCGGCGAGTGTCCTGAAGCCaataatattggagcagggtgtGTCTTACCTATACATATTGAGGGTATCCTAATAACGCCACTAGGAGTGatcaggttggataggattagaaatgagctcatcagagggacagccaaggttagatgcttgcagacaaagttagagagagcagacttggatggctTGGACACAtcgagagagtgagtatattggtagcaGTGATTCCGAAATGCCGCCAtgttgagtaacgagcaaagtaacacgttactAAGGACGGACTCAGTGAaggacaatccatccatccatccatccattttctgagccgcttctcctcactcgggtcgcgggcgtgctggagcaggaggcggggtacaccctgaactggttgccagccaatcgcagggcacatcgaaacaaacaaccattcacactcacagtcatgcctatgggcaatttagagtctccaattaatgcatgtttttgggatgtgggaggaaaccggagtgcccggagaaaacccacgcaggcacggggagaacatgcaaactccacacagtcggggccggggattgaacccgggtcctcagaactgtgaggctgacgctctaaccagtcggccgccgtgaaggacaatacttatcttaaataatatttacaatgagaAGCTTCAACTTCGTCTGTATTCCGGACTGGGAGCTGGTTTGACgtgctgcacggctgacgtcaggTATATTAAGTGCTTCTCCCCCCGTCAATCACccagtaatcagtaaagtaactaagttacttttgcTAGGTAACTATGGCAACACTGATTGGTAGaggggtgatgaggatggagctgctgggaaagaaagctagaggaagaccaaagggaaggttgatagatgtagtgagggaagacatgaagggAAAATGGtgtgagagaggaggatgcaggagataggcttacatggaagaGGATGACGCGTTGTGGCGACatgcccaaaggaaaagaagaaataaaccaATTAATTTAATGTTCCGGTAATTAATGTTCGAGTTTCATGTAAAAgctagcattgttaaaatagtaatTTCTACGGTGTTGTTacgttttatatttaatacatgcAGGTTTGAttttacttcctgttttaagcaattgagcttttattttgaaaggtacgCACCGAAACCTAGTCCATAAAACGAACGGTAACTTGCAACGGTAAAACAAAAGTTAGGAGACGAGCCGGCAACGGTAAGCAAAAACATGACTAATGAAATCAAATGGGCTGTGCAACATATTTATTCCTTTAGCTGTCCTTCGATGAGGCAAAATCTCTTACAACTGGTTTGAAATTTGGAAACGAAAAATGtacgaataaaaaaaaatatatatatgtgcaacAGTCAGACCATCTTTTGGTGGGGCATggctacaataaaaatggagAAATGTGACGTTTTTGACGAGCTTTTCTGGACATTTCCGCCTGAATCACTTTCCGAATCCTGCTTCGTCTTTCTCGGCTCTTTTCTTGACGCCCTTTTAATACCGCTGCAAAATGGCAGCCGTCCGTTGCCATGAGCACCGCTGCCGTAAAACCACCATCGACGAAGGAAAACGCGGAAGTTAGCGTGCCTTCAaggcaacaacaaaacagcactACGGCTACCAGGTGAAATCGAGtgaaaatttcataaaaaatagGAAACTGCTGGCCCGGGATTGACTAATACTAAAATAACATACTGTGACTGTTTAACAGAACAATGGCGTCGCACGAGGAGAACGAGCGTCAAGGAAAACAACTGGAAGCTGATGGCGAAAATCACATCGTGTTGTACATCCAAGGTCTGTCCAAATGTCCGTTAGTCTTCTACTTTTAATATGTTTAACATTGGTATCAATCATCAAATCATGGGAGGAGCTAGCATGTAAGCAATATAGAAATGAGATGTACCCTATGTGTTTTGTTCCAGCGCTTATTGGGGGTGCATCTCATTTCTCTATTTGGAACTTCCTCGGTCCTAGCTCCTCCAACCAGAAATTCCATAGGATATTGACAGAAGAGCGATGCAGGAGGAGGTAGGAATGTTGGGAAATAAGCGTTACTCGATGACGTCATTTGAGACGGCTACAAAAGCTGACATACCGTCATAGAAGACTTTCACAAATGACCCGTCTGCGTGGCTAGATTATTACTAACACCACACATGTCCACTTAATGCTTTAATATTAAGAGGGATTActttaaaatcaaatataatCAACACCGTTACACTTTAGAACATTGCAGATGCAAAGATGATCATGATTAGTCAATCCCCATCCCGTGCTCTCCTCCACCCCCACAACCCCCTTGTACTGTGCTATTTTTTACATCAAAATACCATACCATTTAATcaaggaatgacaaaaacagaagATTTGCTATTTAATTTTAGGTTCTGCTCCATTCACGATCCTGCTGGTGCACGCCCATTTTCATACAGTGCGTCACCATCAAGGAGCTATGAGAGTTCAGCAGAGGATACATCAGACGTCCTTCGATTTAAGATAGCCCATGGAGGCTCCTCGATGCTCGATCATCACTCCTCCATGCGTGTTTAAGACAATTGAGACTCTCCTTAATACGGCGGCGTAAAAACAACTTCCGGGTCGCCTTGTTCGCCCGTGTCAAAAAATGGTGAATTACTTAAAGGTGATCAGGGAGGAACAAAATCTCATTACATCTATTACTGGCATCAATTTGCAATTAGGGTGATAAGACTGAACATTTGTCAAGGAAAAGGAGATTGATGCTTACACGAATCAGCCAGATACCCAGTCCATATATCCGTTTGTTCGGAACGCTTCGTTGAAGGTTAAAGTTTAGcaacgttaaaaaaaagttacatactGTTCGTGCAGTACATACCATTTTCAATGTACATATTTTAGTCGTgatcagaatcatatttattgtcCATGTATGTTACGAGAcacccaaggaatttgtctcagttagttggagccactctagtatgacaacaagcagccactatgacaaaatatacatttaggacataaaaaaatatgagtaTGGAGAGTtgttgagcaatgaaagtgtaccactagtaTGTGAAGAACGAGGCAGCGATTTGTTGCTCAGTGCCTTCATGggccaaattgtcaaaagtcactcCTTTTGCATTTGCTTTTCCACTAGAGATCCAATTACAGCAATGAAAGATGTAGCACCGTGAGGCGTAACCTCtttcatacatacattttattgtgaaatttgCGAGTACAGTATGTCTGCTCTCTTCTGCCTCTGTGTGCGCTGCTCACTACTGATACTGCTGCAAAATTGCAGGAGATACAATCATTTTTGTCTGTCTTTAGCAAGACaaaagtagtaatagtagttgtAGTTCATAGTTTTACCTTACATGTTACAGATGTTCCACAGTTGATACTCAAATGGGCTTAAATGGGCTTAGTTTTGGTGCCAAGAGTTGgatttaacaaacaaacagtgtATGACTATGCTTTGGTTGTCCACCAATATGTCTGAAAGCTTAGTACATCACACGTTAACgacaatgttgtttttgctagAAGAAATGTTGACTGCATTGCAGTTGTTACCGTAACATCATTGGCTTGCTTGTGTGCTGCAGATGTCCAGCAGCTGATTGTTCATCAGGAAAAACTTCTCACCCAGTCGCATGGGGGGCATGCCAGTTTCGAGCGTGGGGATCCACAGACACCCCATGTTACAGACAAAGAGGTGGATCCAAAGCCTCCAACTGTTAAAGAGGAAGTGAATGAGTTCGATATCAGTGAGTTGCCACTGATTGATGTCTCTATGAAGAGTGAAGACAAAGACGAACCACTTCAGTGGTCACAGCTTCATCATCACAGTCCAagtggagaccactgtggaggaccaCCACCAGTCAACATTTTAGCGCCACTGTCAGACAGCGACGGCATGGAGAGCGACTCAAACTTTGAAGGTGACAACAAAGAGTCGAAATGCTGTAAAAACAACAAGGAAATGTCACAAACATGTCAAAAAAGTTTtagctgctcagtttgtggtaaatgtTTCACCAAAAAAACATATGTcagacacatgagaacacacagtAGTGAAAAACTCTTCCGTTGCTCACTGTGTGATAAAACATTCTCTCATGAGTCAAAAGTGGCgcaacacatgagaacacacacaggagaaaaaccctttaatTGCTCATTGTGTGCGAAAACATTCACTCTGAAGTCAAACATGCTATcacacatgagaatacacacaggagaaaaaaaatgttgttgctcAACTTGTGGTAAAACGTTCTCTCATAAGTCAAACATGATaaaacacatgagaacacacacaggagaaaaaccctatAGTTGCTCAATGTGTGATAAAACATTCTCTCAAACGTCACATATGGTATcacacatgaaaatacacacaggagTAAAGTCTTTTTGttgctcaatttgtggtaaaagattcactctAAAGCGAAATATGGTggcacacatgagaacacacacaggagaaaaaccttttagttGTTTggtttgtggtaaaacattctctCAAAAACGACAACTAGTACGACACATGAGCACACACACGGGGGAAAAACCCTTTAATTGTTCTATTTGTGGTAAAACGTTCTCTCTAAAGCGAGCCATGGTagcacacatgagaacacacactggtgaaaaacctttttgttGCTCAGTTTGTAGTAAAACATTCTCACATAAGTCCAACATGGTaaaacacatgagaacacacacaggagaaaaaccctttcaaTGCTCATTGTGTGAAAAAAGATTTTCTCAAACGTCACACATGGCATcacacatgaaaatacacacaggagaaaaacctttttgttgctcaatttgtggtaaaagattcactaTAAAGCGAaccatgacatcacacatgagaacacacactggtgaaaaaccATTTTGCTGTTCActgtgtggtaaaagattcaatCAAAAGCAAAGCATGGT contains:
- the LOC133475743 gene encoding zinc finger protein 260-like isoform X1 encodes the protein MSTAAVKPPSTKENAEVSVPSRQQQNSTTATRTMASHEENERQGKQLEADGENHIVLYIQDVQQLIVHQEKLLTQSHGGHASFERGDPQTPHVTDKEVDPKPPTVKEEVNEFDISELPLIDVSMKSEDKDEPLQWSQLHHHSPSGDHCGGPPPVNILAPLSDSDGMESDSNFEGDNKESKCCKNNKEMSQTCQKSFSCSVCGKCFTKKTYVRHMRTHSSEKLFRCSLCDKTFSHESKVAQHMRTHTGEKPFNCSLCAKTFTLKSNMLSHMRIHTGEKKCCCSTCGKTFSHKSNMIKHMRTHTGEKPYSCSMCDKTFSQTSHMVSHMKIHTGVKSFCCSICGKRFTLKRNMVAHMRTHTGEKPFSCLVCGKTFSQKRQLVRHMSTHTGEKPFNCSICGKTFSLKRAMVAHMRTHTGEKPFCCSVCSKTFSHKSNMVKHMRTHTGEKPFQCSLCEKRFSQTSHMASHMKIHTGEKPFCCSICGKRFTIKRTMTSHMRTHTGEKPFCCSLCGKRFNQKQSMVKHVKTHTGEKPFCCSFCGKTFSQKSHMGSHLKIHTGEKPFRCLVCRQTFIQKHNLVSHTRTHTGEKPFRCSMCDKTFSHKSYVASHIKIHTGEKSFSCSVCGQTFIQKHSLVSHMRTHTGEKPFSCSTCAKSFSRKDSMETHMRTHTGEKPFCCSFCGKTFALKSNMVKHRRKHTRTKPFVEAMFTGPV
- the LOC133475743 gene encoding gastrula zinc finger protein XlCGF57.1-like isoform X2, which encodes MKSEDKDEPLQWSQLHHHSPSGDHCGGPPPVNILAPLSDSDGMESDSNFEGDNKESKCCKNNKEMSQTCQKSFSCSVCGKCFTKKTYVRHMRTHSSEKLFRCSLCDKTFSHESKVAQHMRTHTGEKPFNCSLCAKTFTLKSNMLSHMRIHTGEKKCCCSTCGKTFSHKSNMIKHMRTHTGEKPYSCSMCDKTFSQTSHMVSHMKIHTGVKSFCCSICGKRFTLKRNMVAHMRTHTGEKPFSCLVCGKTFSQKRQLVRHMSTHTGEKPFNCSICGKTFSLKRAMVAHMRTHTGEKPFCCSVCSKTFSHKSNMVKHMRTHTGEKPFQCSLCEKRFSQTSHMASHMKIHTGEKPFCCSICGKRFTIKRTMTSHMRTHTGEKPFCCSLCGKRFNQKQSMVKHVKTHTGEKPFCCSFCGKTFSQKSHMGSHLKIHTGEKPFRCLVCRQTFIQKHNLVSHTRTHTGEKPFRCSMCDKTFSHKSYVASHIKIHTGEKSFSCSVCGQTFIQKHSLVSHMRTHTGEKPFSCSTCAKSFSRKDSMETHMRTHTGEKPFCCSFCGKTFALKSNMVKHRRKHTRTKPFVEAMFTGPV